The genomic interval GTGGCGTCGTCGATCAGCATGCCCCGGTGCCAGCCGAAGCGCGGCTGGCGTTCCAGGAACAGGGCGTTGAGACGGCTGTCTGCCGGAAGGCTCTTGTTGTGCTCCTCAACCGCTATGGACAGAGCGAGATTTGACGGACCGAATCCGATTCCGAGTATGTCGTGGACCACTTCGGAATCCAGTAGCGGTGACTTCACCGTGGCATCGCCTCCCTCAGGCAGCCCAATGCTAGATAAGGTAAGGCTTACCTTGCAATGAGTCGTTGAAGGGAAGGACCGTCATGCGGGTCGTCATGCTCGGCTATCAGACCTGGGGTCACCGCACGCTACAGGCGTTGCTGGACTCCGACCACGAGGTCGTTCTCGTCGTCACCCACCCGAAAAGTGAGCATGCCTACGAGAAGATCTGGGACGACAGCGTCGCCGAACTCGCCGAGAAGAACGACGTCCCCGTCCTGCTGCGGAACCGCCCCGACGACGCCGAACTCCTCGACGCCGTACGGGAAGCGCGGCCGGACATCATCGTCGCCAACAACTGGCGCACCTGGCTGCCGCCGGAGCTGTTCGACCTCCCGCCGCACGGCACCCTCAACGTCCACGACTCGCTGCTGCCGTCGTACGCCGGCTTCTCGCCGATCATCTGGGCGCTCATCAACGGCGAGCCGCGCGTCGGTGTCACCGCGCACCGCATGAACGGTGAACTCGACGCGGGAGACGTCCTGATCCAGCGCTCGGTGCCGGTCGGGCCCACCGACACGGCGACCGACCTGTTCCACCGGACCGTCGACCTGATCGCGCCCATCGTGCGCGAGTCGCTCGACCTGATCGCCTCCGGCCGGGACGCCGGCCAGTGGGTGCCGCAGGACCGCGGTCGCGCCAGTTTCTTCCACAAGCGGTCGGCCGAGGACAGCCGCATCGACTGGAGTTGGCCCGCGGAACGCCTGGAGCGCCTCGTGCGGGCCCAGTCGGACCCGTACCCGAACGCGTACGCCTTCCACCGCGGCGAGCGGCTCAGGATCGTCTCCGCGGCCGTCTCGGAGGGGCGCTACGGCGGCACCCCGGGCCGGATCTTCATCCGCGAGGGCGACGGTGTGGTCATAGTGGCCGGCCCCGAGGCCCACACCGGGCGCAGCCAGGGCCTGTTGGTGCGCCGGGTGCGCACGGACGACGGCACCGAGTATGCGGCCGGCGAGTACTTCCGCACGATGGGCGGGTACTTGACGTCCCGACCGTGATCGGCCGGCCCCACGTCGGCCGGCGGACTTCGGCGGTGGGGTGGGGGTAGGGGGTTCGGAAAAGTGTGACACTTCTCGCGAAAGTGTCACACTTTTTCGGACACACCCGGCTGCCCGGCCGGGGAGTTGCCGTCGTGGTGGTGCCGCCCCAGCGGGATCACCAACGGCGTGCCGCTGACCGGGTCGGGCGTGATCCGGCAGCGCAGGTCGAAGACGTCCTCGACGGTCGCCTCGGTGACGACGTCGGCGGGCGCGCCCTCGGCGACGATGCGGCCGGCCTTCATGGCGATGACGTGATCGGCGTACCGGCAGGCCTGGTTGAGGTCGTGCAGGACCATCACGATCGTGCGGCCCTCGCGCCGGTTGAGGTCCGTGATGAGGTCGAGTACGTCTATCTGGTGGGCGAGGTCGAGATAGGTCGTCGGTTCGTCGAGGAGCAGGACCGGGGTGCCCTGCGCGACGGCCATGGCGATCCACGCGCGCTGCCGCTGGCCGCCGGAGAGTTCGTCGACCGGGCGCTCGGCGAGGTCGGTGAGGCTGGTCGCTTCGAGGGCCGCGTGCACGGCCTCCTCGTCGGCCGCCGACCACTGCCGCCACCAGGTCTGGTGCGGGGAACGGCCCCGGCCGACCAGGTCGAGGACGGTCAGCCCCTCCGGCGCGACCGGCGTCTGCGGCAAGATTCCCAGTTTGCGGGCGAGTTCACGGGTGGGGACGGAGCGCAGCGCGACGCCGTCGAGCTCCACCACGCCCTGGCGCGGGGCCAGTAGCCGGGCGAGCGCCCGCAACAGGGTCGATTTCCCGCAGGCGTTGGCGCCGACGATGGCCGTGATCCGGCCGGTCGGCACCGTGAGGTTCAGGTTCTCGACCACGGGCCGTCCGTCGTAGGCGAGATGAAGATCACGTGCCCGCAACTCGGGCCCCGGGGCCGGTGATTCGGACGTCCGCGGGGCGCGCGGGTCAGTGGTCGACATGCGATCAGCCTCCAGAGCCCGCGCGGTTGGCGCGGATGAGCAGCCACAGCAGGACCGGCGCGCCGAGGGCGCCGGTGACGATCCCGACCGGCAGTTCCGTCCCCGGGACCGCCTCGCGGGCGAGGAGGTCGGAGCCGAGGATGACGAGCGCGCCGGTGAGGCCGGAGACGAGCGGGGGCGGCGACGAAGTGCCCGCCAGTCGTTGGGCGATCTGCGGACAGGCCAGCGCGACGAACGCCACCGGACCGGCAGCCGCCGTACCGAACGCGACCAGGCCCACCCCCGCCAACAGCAGGGCCAGCCGGACGGGTTGGACGGGTGTGCCGAGCCCGGCGGCCACGTCGTCGCCGAGCATGAGCGTGCGCATCCAGCGGCCCATGCCCAACGTGATCGGCAGCAGCACGGCCAGGGCGATGGCCAGCGAGTCCACCTGGTTCCAGGTCCGGCCGTTGAGGTTGCCGACCAGCCAGCCGAGGGCCGCCTCCGCCTCGAACCGACTGCCGCGCGCCACAAGGAAGTTGGTGGCGCTGGAACAGATCCAGGACACCCCGATGCCGACGAGGATGATGCGGTACCCGGTGGCCCCGCCCTTCCATGCCAGCACGTACACGAGCAGCGCGGTGGCGAGCGCGCCGAGCAACCCCAGCGTGGACAGCCCGAGTCCGCCGGTCCAGCCGAGAACCACCGCCGCCACCACGGCGGTTCCGGCGCCCTCGGTGAGCCCGATCATGTCGGGGCTGGCCAGCGGGTTGCGGGTCATCGTCTGGAACACCGCCCCGGAGACGCCGAACGCGATCCCGACCAGCAGTCCGACCAGGGCACGAGGCAGCCGTAGATCCTGGACGACGATGACCGTGCCCGCGTCGCCCGAACCCCACAGGGCCCTGATGACATCGGTGAAGGCGACGGGATAGTCGCCGATGGTCAGGCCCCAGCAGAACAGCAGGAACGCGCCGAGCGCGACGCCGACTCCCGTGAGGAGCAGGCGCGGACGCAGTACTCCGGACACCGGGGGCACGGTCAGCCGGAACGGCCGGTCGGCGAGGGCGGCACGCGGGGGAGCGACTACGGGTGTGGGCACGCTCATACCTCCGCGAGCTTCCGGCGGCGGACCAGGACGATGAAGAACGGGCCGCCGAGGAAGGCGACGAGGACACCGGCCTGGATCTCGGTCGGGCGGTCCACCATCCGGCCCAGGATGTCGGCGGACAGCAGCAGGAGGGGCGCGAGCGCTGCCGAGAGCGGCAGCAGCCAGCGGTAGTCGGGGCCGATCCCGGCGTACTGCGCGAGAACCCGCGCGATGTGCGGGACGACCAGACCGAGGAAGACCACGGGACCGATGACGGCGACCGACGCACCGGTCAACAGCACGACGGCGGTGACCCCTTGGAGCCGTACGAGACCCAACCGCCGTCCCAGCGAGGCGGCCACATCGTCGCCGAGGGCCATGCTGTTGAGGGCGGGCGCGCAGGCCAGAGCCAGTACCGCGCCCACGGCGAGGAAGGGCAGGATGCGCACCAGCTCGCCGGAGTCCTGGTCGGCGAGCGTGCCGGCCGACCAGAAGCGGTAACGGTCCAGCGCGTCCTGGTCGGTCAGGACGATGGCGCTGGTGAACGACTGGAGCAGCGAGGTGATCGCGACCCCGGCGAGCGCCAACTTGACCGGTGTGGCCCCGGATCGGCCCATCCGCCCCAGGAGGAAGACCACGACACTCGCGACGAGCGCCCCGCCGAACGCGAACCACACATAGCCGTACAGCGAGGCCACCCCGAACACCCCGACCGCCACGACGATCGCGAAGGACGCCCCGGCGCTCACCCCGAGGATTCCCGGGTCCGCGAGGGGATTTCGGGTCAGGGCCTGCATCAGCGCGCCGGACAGGCCGAGCGCGGCGCCGGTCGTCAGGCCGAGCAGCGTGCGGGGCACGCGCACCGACCAGATGACGTTGTCGACGAGGCGGCTGGGCGGATGCCCGAGGACCGAGCGCACGACCTGGTCGAGCGGGACGCTGAGCGCGCCGAGGGCGACCGACAGCAGGGACAGCAGGACGAGGAGGGCGACGATCAGTGTCACCAGCACCGTGGTGCGAAGCCTTCTGCCTGAAGCCACTTTGCCGGTCTCCATGTCGTCTTCCGTGGTGCCACCGGGGCGTTGCCGGGTCATCTTCCGTGCTCTGGAGCCCTGTTGGCGGACCACCGGACGGCCCCTCCAGCAGCTTAGGTGAGCATAACCTCAGCGGCTGTGACGTGGACCTGTGGTTCCGGGGTAGGTCTATCAAGTAAGGCAATGCTTACCTTACTATGCGAGCGGTCGCGGCTCCGCTGAGCCGTTCCACACGCATTGGGAGGCACGGGCAGCTGTGGCGGGCAACACGCTTTCTTCGGCACAGGTAACGGCGACGAACGACTTCTGGCGACGGCGGTTCGCGTCACCGGTACCGGAGACGTCCCTGCCGTTGGACCACCCCCGTCCGCCACGCGGGGAGGGCGCGGTCTCCCGCGCGCGACGCGCGGCGGTCCTCGCCGTGACAGCCGACGAGGCCACCCAACTCACCGCTCTCGTCGCCCTGTTGCACCGCTACGGCGGTACGACGGCCACCGAGACGGCAGTGGCCCACGACGGCCTCCCGCTACGGGTCACCATCGACGGCGACACCCCGTTCTCCCAACTCCGCGACCAGATCGAGGCCGTACGCGCGGAGGCCGCCGCCCACCACCTGCCGACCACCGATCTGCTACGGCTCCTCGCCCCCGAACCCTTCCGCGGCGGCGGCCTGTTGTGCGCCACGGGCTTCGGGCCCAACCCCTGGGACGAGAACGCCCCACTGGACCTGGCCCTGACCGTGACCGAGGGAGAAGACGGGGGAGGGGGCGACGGCGAGGTGTCGGCCGACTACCGCACCGACCTCTTCTCGCCCGCCACGGTCGACCTGATCCTCGGCCACTACGGCATCCTCCTCGCCGACGCCGTCGCCCGCCCGGACACCCCGGTCGCCGACCTCGAACTCCTCGGCACGGACGAGCGGCACCGCATCCTGCACGGCTGGAACGACACCGAGCACGACGTCCCCGCGCTCACCTGGCCCCGCATGTTCGCCGACCAGGTCGCCACCCGCCCGCACGAGATCGCCCTCATCCACGAGGACATCCGCCTCACCTACGCCGAACTCGACGCCCGTGCCTCGAAGTTGGCGCACGCCCTGGTGGCCCGCGGTGCCGGTCCCGAGCAGGTCGTCGCGCTCGCCGTACCGCGCTCGGCCGACATGATCGTCGCCGAGGTCGCCGTCCTGAAGTCGGGCGCCGCCTATCTGCCGGTCGACACCGACTACCCGGCCGACCGCATCGCCTACATGCTCGCCGACGCCCGCCCGGTCTGCCTCGTCACCACCGCCGAGATCGCCCCCGACCTCCCGCCGGACCTCGACCCGCTCGTCCTCGACGCCCCCGAGACGGTCGCCGAGCTGGCCGCGTACCCGGCCCAAGGCCCGTCCACCGCCGACGAGTTGACGACCGCCCACGCGGCCTACGTGATCTACACCTCAGGATCCACCGGCCGCCCCAAGGGCACGGTCCTCTCCCACGCGGGCGTCGCGAAACTCGTCGCCACCCAGCAGGAGCGCTTCGGCATCGGCCTGCACAGCAGGGTTCTCCAGTTCGCGTCGCCCAGCTTCGACGTCGCGTTCTGGGACCTGTGCCTCGGCCTGCTCTCCGGCGGCCGCCTGGTCGTCGTCCCCGCCGACCGCCGCGTCCCCGGCGCCCCCCTCGCGGACTACGCCAACGAGCACGGCATCACCTTCATGATCCTGCCGCCGGCCCTGCTCGCCGCCATGCCCGAGGACGTCCAACTCCCGGCCAACGCAACCCTGTTGGCGGGCACGGAACGCGTCTCACCCGAGCTGGTCGGACGCTACGCACGCGGCCGGATGATGTTCAACGCCTACGGCCCCACCGAGGCCACCACCAACTCCACCCTCGGCCTGTGCGACCCGGACACCCCGGCCGGCACCATCGTGCCCATCGGCATCCCCGACCCCGGCACCCGCGCCTACGTCCTCGACGACCGGCTGCGCCCGGTCCCCGCCGGTGTCACGGGAGAGCTCTACCTCGGCGGCGCCGGCCTGGCCCGCGGCTACCTCGGCCGCCCCGCCCTCACCGCCGAACGCTTCGTCGCCGCCCCCGCCGACATGACCACCGCCCCCGGTGAACGCCTCTACCGCACGGGCGACTTGGTCCGCTGGAAGGCGGACGGCCGACTGGAGTTCCACGGCCGCGTCGACACCCAGGTCAAGATCCGCGGCTTCCGCATCGAACCCGGCGAGATCGAGTCCGTCCTGCGCTCCCACCCGTCCGTCGACCAGGCCGCCGTCGTCGTCCGCGAGGACCGTCCCGGCGAACGCCGCCTCGCCGCCTACGTCGTGCCCTCGCTGGACGCCGAACCGAACCCCGACGAGGGGGTGGCCGAGTGGAAGGACCTGCACGAACTCCTCTACTCCGCCGCCGGATCGGACGGCTTCGAGGAGAACTTCGCCGGCTGGAACAGCATGTACGACGGCCTGCCCATCCCCCTCGCGGACATGCGCGAGTGGCGCGAAGCCACCCTCGACCGCATCCGCGCGCTACGACCCCGGCGCATCCTGGAAATCGGCGTCGGCAGCGGCCTGTTGCTGTCCCGACTCGCTCCGGACTGCACGGAGTACTGGGGCACCGACCTCTCCGAGGAAGCTGTACGCGCCCTCGATGCCCAGGTGTCGGCGATCCCCGAACTCGCCGACCGCGTCACCCTGTTGGCCCGCCCCGCGCACGACCTCACCGGTCTGCCCGAGGGCCACTTCGACACAATCGTCGTCAACTCCGTCATCCAGTACTTCCCCGGTGGGGACTACCTGACGGGCGTACTCCGAGACGCGGCCGCCCTTCTCGCACCCGGCGGCGCGGTGTTCGTCGGCGACGTACGCAACCTGCGACTGCTCCGCACCCTGAGCGCGGCCGTCGAGAGCGGACGGGTACTGGACGAGGAGGCGCACGACGACAAGGAAGCCCTGCGCGCCGCCGTGGACCGGGCCGTAGCCTGGGAGGGTGAACTCCTCGTAGACCCCGACTACTTCACGAGCCTCGACGGCCTCAGCGCCGACATCCGCGTCAAGCGCGGCACGCACCACAACGAACTCACCCGCTACCGCTACGACGTTGTCCTTCGACCGCAGTCGGATGCCTCCGAGGAGACCCCTGAGTCGCCCTGGCCCGCGCTGGGTTCGGTCCAGGCGCTGGACGAGCTGCTCGCCGGGAGGGGGAGTTCGGACCGGTTGCGGATCACTGGCATCCCCAACTCCCGCCTGGCCGACGACCTCGCCGCGCTCGACGCCCTGGACGACAGCAGCAGGCCGGCCGCCGGAACGTACGGTGTGGATCCCGAGGCCCTGTACGAGGTTGCCGCGCGGCACGGTTACGAGGTGGTGCTGACCTGGAACGGGGGTGCGGAGGACGGCAGCCTGGACGCGGTGTTCGGCCCTGCCGGGGCCGACCTCGACACGGTCGACTACCGTCCCGGCGGCGGTCACCCGCTCACCAACCGCCCCGCGCCCTTCCGCAACGTCAACGCCCTCATGTCGACCCTGCGGACACACGCCACCGAGTACCTTCCCGACTACATGGTCCCGGCCGCGTTCGTCCCGCTGGACCGGCTGCCCGTCACCCCGAGCGGCAAGCTCGACGCCGCCGCGCTGCCCGTCCCGGACCTCACCCGCCTGTTGAGCGCGGGCCGGCCGCCCGAGACGGCCCGCGAGCAGCTGCTGTGCGACCTGTACGCACGGGCGCTCAAGGTGCCCTCGGTCGGCGTCGACGACGACTTCTTCGCGCTCGGCGGCGACAGCATCGTCGCCGTCCAACTCCTCATCCTGGCCCGCCGGGCAGGCCTGGAACTCACCCCGCGAGACGTCTTCCGACACCGCACGGTCGCCGAACTCGCCACGGTCGCGCGGACCGGTACGGACGACCTCGTGGAAGAGACCCCGTGGCAGACGCTGAGCGATGAAGAACTCGCGTCCGTCCAGGGCGAGTTCCCCGTCACCGTCGAGGAGGTGCTGCCCCTCGGGCCGCTCCAGGAGGGCTTCTTCTTCCACGCGCTGGTGGACGGCGCCGAACTCGACGCGTATGTCGTCCAGCAGGTCATCGAACTGTCCGGGCCAGTCGACGGCACCCTGCTGCGCGAGGCCGCCCAACGACTCGTCGACCGGCACGCCCCGCTGCGCGCCTGCTTCCGCCAGACCCCCGACGGCCGCCCGGTCCAGCTCATCGCGTCCGGCCTCGAACTGCCCTGGCGCGAAGTGGACTTGGCCGCCCAGGACGACACCACCGTCCGCCGCACCCTCGCAGAGGCCGTAGCCGCCGACGAGCGCGCCCACCGCTTCGACCTCGCCCGCCCGCCACTGATCCGCTGCGCCCTCATCCGCTTCGGCGAGGACCGCAGCCGACTGGTCCTGACGTTCCATCACATCGTCGCGGACGGCTGGTCCTTGCCGGTCCTGCACCGCGAACTCCTCGCCCTCTACGGCGAGAACCCGACCCCCCTCCCCGAAGTCGCCCCCTACCGCGGCTACCTCCGCCGCATCGCCGGCGCCGACCGCGAGGCCGCCCGCGCTGCCTGGAGTACGGCGCTCGCCGGGGTCGAGGAGCCCACCCGGCTCGTGGAGAACCCGGCGCCCGCCGGACCCGTCGAACCCGCCCAGATCCGCGTCGAGTTGAGCGAGCGGGTCACCTCTCGGCTCGCCGCCCGCGCCCGCGAACGCGGGGTCACCCTCGGCACGCTCGTCCAGGGTGCCTGGGGTCTGCTCGTCGGCCGTATGACGGGCCGCGAGGACGTACTGTTCGGCACCACGGTCGCCGGACGGGACGCCGCGGTCGACGGCATCGAGTCGATGATCGGCCTGTTCATCAACACCCTGCCCACCCGGCTGCGTTGGGCTCCGGGGGACACCCTGGGCGGGCTGCTGGAGCGACTCCAGGACGAGCAGAGCGCGCTTCTCGACCACCAGCACCTCGGCCTCGCCGACATCCAGCGCGCCACCGGGCACGCGGGGGACGGTGAACTCTTCGACACCCTTGTGGTGTTCGAGAACTACCCCGGCGGCGAGGGCGCCCCGGGCATCACCGACCCCACCGGGACGATCGCCGTTGCGGGCCACGCCTTCCACGACGCCGTGCACTACCCGCTGGCCCTCATCGTCAAGCCCGGCCGCCGCCTCGACCTGCGCCTCAAGCACCACGCCCGCCGCCTCGACGCCGACGCCGTGCAGTCCCTCGCCGACCGGCTCACCCTCATCCTGCACGCGCTGGCGGACGACCCCGGCGCCCGCGTCGCGGACCTCGACCTGCTGACCCCGGACGAGCTGGCCGGCGCCCACCCGGCGGGTGAGACGCGGCCGGTTCCGGCCAGCACGCTCGCCGCCGCGTTCGCCGCGCAGGTCGCACGTACTCCGGACGCGACGGCTGTTGTCTACGACGGTACGACCGCGCTCACCTACGCCGAACTGGGCGAGCGAGCTGAGGAGTTGGCCGCACGACTGAGGGCCAAGGGTGCCGGCCGGGAGCAGTTCGTCGCCGTCGCCGTACCCCGCTCGGCGGAACTGATGGTGGCGCTCCTGGGTGTCCTGAAGTCGGGGGCCGCCTATCTGCCCCTCGACCTGGACTATCCGGCCGAGCGACTCGCGTACATGCTGGCCGACTCGGGGGCGACGACGGTCGTCACGACGGAACGGGACGCGGACCGGCTGCCGTCGGTCGAGGGCCTGGACGTGCTGCGCGTGGACGCGGAGGGCGACGAGGCTCTGTTCGGCGGAACTCCCGACCCCGCCCGACCCGACGACCCCGCCTACCTGATCTACACCTCCGGCTCCACCGGCCGTCCCAAGGGCGTCGTCGTCACCCATCGCGCCATCGGCAACCGGCTGGCCTGGATGCAGGGCGAGTACGAACTCACCGCCGATGACCGGGTGTTGCAGAAGACGCCGTCCAGTTTCGACGTGAGCGTGTGGGAGTTCTTCTGGGCGCTGCGCGAGGGCGCCGCCGTAGTCCTCGCCGCCCCTGACGGTCACCGCGACCCCGCCTATCTGTCCCGCCTGATCCGGGCCGAGGGCGTCACGAGGATGCACTTCGTGCCGTCGATGCTGGAGGCGTTCCTCGCCTCCGACGAGGTCACCGCCGACCCCGCGTGGGCGGGCAGCCTGCGCCGCGTGTTCAGCAGCGGCGAGGCCCTGTCCGGGTCCGCCGCCCACCGCTGGCGCGAGCTGACCGGCGTCCCGCTGCACAACCTCTACGGTCCCACCGAGGCTGCCGTAGACGTGACTTACCACGCCTACGACGGCACGCCCGACATCACCGTGCCCATCGGCAGACCCGTGTGGAACACCGGTCTGCGTGTGCTCGATTCGTGCCTGCGCCCGGTCCCCGACGGCGTGCCCGGGGAGCTGTACCTGACCGGCGTCCAGCTGGCCCGCGGCTACCACCGGCGCCCCGCCCTCACCGCCGACCGCTTCGTCGCCGACCCGTACGCGACCGAACCCGGCGCCCGCATGTACCGCACCGGCGACCTCGTACGCCGCCGCCCCGACGGCACGATCGACTACCTCGGCCGCACCGACCGTCAGGTCAAACTCCGCGGCAACCGAGTCGAACTCGGCGAGATCGAGGCCGAGTTGACGCGAGTCCAGGGCGTGGCGAGGGGTGCTGTCGTCATCCGCGATCAGCGGCTCGTCGCCTACGCGGTGCCGTCATCCGGAGTCATACTCGACCCCGCCGAGCTGCGCGCGGCCCTCGCGGACGCGCTGCCCGCACCCCTGGTCCCCGAGGCGTACGTCGTCCTCGCCGACCTTCCGCTCACCCCCAGCGGCAAGTTGGACCAGGCCGCGCTGCCCGCCCCCGAGGCCGAGCGTGCCGAACGCCGCCTGCCCGCAGGGCCGTTGGAGCAGCAGCTCACCGAGATCTTCGCGGCCGTCCTCGGCATCGAGGACGCGGGACCGGACGACGACTTCTTCCGGCTCGGCGGCGACAGCATCAGCTCCATCGGCGTCGCCAGCCGCGCCCGCGCGGCCGGCCTGGACCTGAGCCCGCGTGACGTGTTCACGCACCGCACGCCCGCCGCCCTCGCGGCAGCGGCCGGCACCGCAACGGCCATCCCGAGCAGCCGAGTTGAGGTGTTCACCCTCACCGAGGCCGAGCACGCCCGCGTCCGCGCCGTCGCAGCCCCGGCGGAGGTCGCCGACGTATGGCCGCTGGCCCCCCTCCAGGAGGGTCTGTTCTTCCACTCGGCGTACGACGAGGGCGCGTTGGACGTCTACACCGTCCACGAGACCTTCGACTTCGCGACCCGCCTCGACACCACTCGGCTGCGCGCCGCTGTCCGCACACTCCTCGACCGCAACCCCGGTCTGCGTGCGGGCTTCACCAGCGACGGCCTCGACCAGCCGGTGCAGTTCATCGTCGAGGACCCCGAGATCCCCCTCGAAGAGGTCGACCTCTCCCTCCTCTCCGCCGCCGAACAGGACGTACTCCTGCGGGAGTTGACGGACGCCGAACGCAACCGTCGCTTCGACCTCTCCGCACCCCCGCTCTTCCGTCTGCTTCTGCTCCGCCTGGGCGCGGAACGCGGCGACCGCCTCGTCATCGGCCGTCACCTGATCCTCTGGGACGGCTGGTCGGCGTGGTTGTTCCTCGACGAGTTGTTCGCGCTCTACGAGGCGGGCGGCGATGCCAACGCCCTGCCCATACCCGGCAGTTACCGCGACTACCTGACCTGGCTTGAGGAGCAGGACGACTCGGTCGCCACTGCCGCCTGGCGTACCGCGCTCGCGGGTCTCGACGAGCCGACGCTGCTCGCGCCCACCGCCACCGACGGTCTCGAACCGGTCATCCCCGACCAGCTCGACGTACACCTGTCCGCCGAACTCGGCGACCGGCTCCGCGAGTTGGCCCCGATCCACGGCCTGACCCTCAACACGATCCTCAACGCGGCCTGGGGACTCACCCTCGCCTCCGCGACCGGCCGTGCCGACGTCGTGTTCGGTACGACCGTCGCCGGACGCCCGAGCGAGGTCCCGGACGTCGGCAACATCATCGGCCTGTTCCTCAACACCGTCCCGACCCGGATCGCCCTCGACCCCGCCGAGTCGGTCCTCGACCTGCTCCGCCGCATCCAGGGTGAACGCCTCGACCTCATGCCGTACGAGCACTTGAGCCTCGGCGTGCTCCAGGCCGAGACCGGCCACCGCAAGCTCTTCGACACGCTGTTCGTGCTGCGCAACAACGACACCGAGGAGCGGTTGGCGGACCTGAAGACCCGGCACGGCGCCACCGCCGTCGCCAACGTCGACGCCACCCACTACCCGGCCAACCTCGTCATCACCCCCGGCCGCGAGATCGCCGTCACCCTCACCCACCGCCCCGACCTCGTCCCAACTGGCCGCGCCCAGGCCCTCCTCGACCGCTTCGCCCTCCTCGTCGACCGCCTCACCACCGACCTCACGGCACCGGTCGGTTCCCTCGAACCGCTCCTGCCCGCCGAACACGAGGCGCTACGGCGGGAGTCGGCGGCCAGCCGTGTCCCGGACCCTGAGGACACCATCGCCGATCTGTTGACCGCGCAGGCCGAACGCACCCCGGACGAGCGGGCCCTCGTCTTCGGCGAACGCAGCATGACGTATGCCGAACTCGACGCCGCCGTAAACCGGTTGGCCCGGCTGCTGATCGAGCAGGGCGCGGGCCCCGAGCGGGTCGTCGCCCTCGCCCTGCCGCGTTCCCTGGACACGGTGGTCGCCCTCTTCGCGGTCCTGCGCACCGGAGCGGCCTACCTGCCCCTGGAGTTGGACCACCCGGCCGACCGCCTCTCCCTGATGCTGGCCGACGCCCGCCCGCTCCTGCTGCTCAGCACCACGGCCGTATCGGCCACGCTGGACGGCGAGATGACGCGCGTGCTGCTCGACGACCCCGGGATCAAGGGGGAGTTGGCGGGTCAGTCGGACGATCCCGTCCGCCTCCGCTTCAGCCTCGAACACCCCGCCTACGTCATCTACACCTCTGGCTCCACCGGCCGCCCCAAGGGCGTCGTCACCCCCTACC from Streptomyces sp. NBC_01288 carries:
- a CDS encoding FecCD family ABC transporter permease codes for the protein METGKVASGRRLRTTVLVTLIVALLVLLSLLSVALGALSVPLDQVVRSVLGHPPSRLVDNVIWSVRVPRTLLGLTTGAALGLSGALMQALTRNPLADPGILGVSAGASFAIVVAVGVFGVASLYGYVWFAFGGALVASVVVFLLGRMGRSGATPVKLALAGVAITSLLQSFTSAIVLTDQDALDRYRFWSAGTLADQDSGELVRILPFLAVGAVLALACAPALNSMALGDDVAASLGRRLGLVRLQGVTAVVLLTGASVAVIGPVVFLGLVVPHIARVLAQYAGIGPDYRWLLPLSAALAPLLLLSADILGRMVDRPTEIQAGVLVAFLGGPFFIVLVRRRKLAEV
- a CDS encoding methionyl-tRNA formyltransferase: MRVVMLGYQTWGHRTLQALLDSDHEVVLVVTHPKSEHAYEKIWDDSVAELAEKNDVPVLLRNRPDDAELLDAVREARPDIIVANNWRTWLPPELFDLPPHGTLNVHDSLLPSYAGFSPIIWALINGEPRVGVTAHRMNGELDAGDVLIQRSVPVGPTDTATDLFHRTVDLIAPIVRESLDLIASGRDAGQWVPQDRGRASFFHKRSAEDSRIDWSWPAERLERLVRAQSDPYPNAYAFHRGERLRIVSAAVSEGRYGGTPGRIFIREGDGVVIVAGPEAHTGRSQGLLVRRVRTDDGTEYAAGEYFRTMGGYLTSRP
- a CDS encoding ABC transporter ATP-binding protein yields the protein MSTTDPRAPRTSESPAPGPELRARDLHLAYDGRPVVENLNLTVPTGRITAIVGANACGKSTLLRALARLLAPRQGVVELDGVALRSVPTRELARKLGILPQTPVAPEGLTVLDLVGRGRSPHQTWWRQWSAADEEAVHAALEATSLTDLAERPVDELSGGQRQRAWIAMAVAQGTPVLLLDEPTTYLDLAHQIDVLDLITDLNRREGRTIVMVLHDLNQACRYADHVIAMKAGRIVAEGAPADVVTEATVEDVFDLRCRITPDPVSGTPLVIPLGRHHHDGNSPAGQPGVSEKV
- a CDS encoding FecCD family ABC transporter permease, producing the protein MSVPTPVVAPPRAALADRPFRLTVPPVSGVLRPRLLLTGVGVALGAFLLFCWGLTIGDYPVAFTDVIRALWGSGDAGTVIVVQDLRLPRALVGLLVGIAFGVSGAVFQTMTRNPLASPDMIGLTEGAGTAVVAAVVLGWTGGLGLSTLGLLGALATALLVYVLAWKGGATGYRIILVGIGVSWICSSATNFLVARGSRFEAEAALGWLVGNLNGRTWNQVDSLAIALAVLLPITLGMGRWMRTLMLGDDVAAGLGTPVQPVRLALLLAGVGLVAFGTAAAGPVAFVALACPQIAQRLAGTSSPPPLVSGLTGALVILGSDLLAREAVPGTELPVGIVTGALGAPVLLWLLIRANRAGSGG